In the Candidatus Chlamydia sanziniae genome, GGAGCTCGAACAATCTGTGTTTCAAGAAATTCCGGACAAGAAACTGAGGAGCGGGTAGCACAGTGCTTCTTTACTGAAACTAAAGAACCTTCATGAACAACTCCACCTAATTGGACTTTTTGGTGAGCATCACTTGAAAGTGTTTCTTCTGTAGACTTTTGAAAACAACGCTTTAGAAATGAGGTAAACGACCTTTTCTCTCTAGTGGTTTTTTCTACTTCCCCAGGAGCTTGCTGTAATGTTTTATTTTTCTTAACAGAACGAGGAGAACATCGGGAAAACTTACTTTTTTTCTGAAGGACAGCAGATTCAGTGTTAGAAGTAGAAAAGACATAAGAAGTAGGCGAAAGACAAGTTTCATTATTTATTCGAGAGTATTTTCTTGCTTTCTGCTTGTCCTTTCTCGAAGACTGGTCTTTTTTAGCAGATTGAGACTCGATATAGACTGTTTTGAGCTCTACAGAAGCGGGTACAGGATGTGCTTGACCTACCGAATGAGTGAATGTTAACACAATTGAAAGCACTGCCAATTGCGAGGTACGCTTAGAGCTCATCATGCTGCTACAATCTCCTAGAAGCCTATGTGATCACCATAGCAACAAAAGGATTTTTTTCACAACTTGGACTTGCAAATCTTTTGGGGACTATAAGAATTAGTGAGTTTGGAATTCCCACTCCTTAATATAAGCAAGCAATTGTTCTTTATCCGGATAACTGTTGAAAAATTTTCTCGCATCTGAAGACATTCCTAAATGCACAACTTTATTTACTAAATTTAAATGATTTTTATCTTGGCAAGCAAAAAGGAAGAAGAGAATGTTTACAGGTTTCCCATCCAAAGCGCCATATTGTATTGGCTTGGGAAGAAACATGACAACAACGACATCGTGATAGGCTTTAATTAAAAAATCTTTTGCGTGGGGAAGAGCGATCCCCTTACCTATACCCGTAGACATTAAGTGTTCGCGATGCAGAAGCATTTCAAAAAGCACACTCTCGTCTAGATGAAACTTCTCTGCGATATATTTTGCAGCGTATTGCAAAGCCTCTTCTTTATCGTTAACAACGACGTTACGAAGAACCCCGCCATGATAAATTGCTTTATACAAACTATATTTTAAGGAGAGGTCTCGAAAAGTATCTTTGTTTTCAGGTCTCTCATGAACTAAGAGAGATTGGTTATGCAAAATCCAATCTTCAATTTCCTCTCGATTAAATCGATATTCATTATTCATGCTGTAACTAGGAATAGCTCCTTGTTCTAACCATTGCAGTACTGTATGTTCAGAAATATCCAATAAGCAAGCAACTTCTTCTAATTTTAAATCCATACAACTACATTCTCACAAATATATTCATAACTTCTTCAATTGTCTTCACTTGCAAAAGTTTTTGACGACATGAATCTTCTCTAAGAAAAAGTGTCAGTGTTGACAACAATTTAAGATACTCTGCTTGTGCATTTCCGGGGCCACCGATTAAAAAAATGAGTCGAACTAAAGCTCCATCAATTGCGTCCCACAGAATGCCTCGAGGATGGATTCCTACCGCAATAAAAAAGCTAGAACAATTTTCTAATTTACCGTGAGGAATTGCTACCCCCATACCAATCCCTGTCGACATAATATTTTCTCTGTGGACAAGAGCTTGGAAAAAAGCTTCTTTATTTTCAAGAAGACCCGCACAATCCACAAGGTCTGTGAGGTCTTGAAGAATTTCATTTCGAGAATGTTTGTTTAAAAACATAATCAATCTAGGGGATAAAAGGGGGGATAAAGAAAAATCTTGTTGATCTTGACAATGGAAAGGCATGTTAGTTCTCTCCAGTATGCCCAAAACCTCTATATCCTCGCAGTGTTGTTGCTAAGCTTTCTTCCTTAACAATGAACTCTGCCCGCACTACAGGAGCCAAAATAGCTTGCGCTATCCTCATCTTAGGCTCAATAACAAATGTACTGTCTCCTAAATTGATTATAATAACACAGACTTCTCCGCGATAATCAGAATCGATAGTTCCTGGAGAATTCAGAACCGTAATCCCGTGTTTTAATGCCAATCCACTACGTGGACGTATCTGCAACTCATAATTCTCAGGAATTTCCACCTTCAATCCTATAGGGATAAGTACACGGTGTCCTGGCAATAATGCAAGAGGTTCGGGAATATTTGCTCTAAGATCTGCACCTGCAGCCCCTGATGTAGCATATTCCGGAAGCTCTCCCCCTGCCTCTAATTCACAAAATACTGTCATATATGGATACTAATGTCGTTACGCAATGCAGCATGATGTTTTATTCACTATCATCTGTCAATAAAAAAATTTCTTTGAGTCTTCTAGAAAGATCTCTAGGAGACTTATCTTTGCCGCCAGTGTATTCTTGTGCTAAAAAGTAATCAAGTAAAGTCCGTAAAGTAGTTTTTAATTCTTTACGTTCAATGATTTTATCAATCATTCCATGTTCGAGTAAAAATTCTGATTTTTGTGCTCCTTCAGGTAGATCTTCACCAATGACCTGAGCAACTACGCGAGGACCAGCAAAACAAATAAGAGCCTTGGGCTCTGCAAGAATCACATCACCAAGGGAAGCAAAAGAAGCGGTAACTCCTCCTGAAGTAGGATTAGTTAAAACAGAAATATAAGGTAAGCCAGCTTCATGCAGTTTAGCAAGGGCTGCTGAAGTTTTAGCCATTTGCATTAAAGAAAAAACAGACTCTTGCATTCTTGCTCCGCCAGAAGCAGAAACGATAATCAAAGGGAGTTTAGATGCAATGGCTTCCTCTATAAGGCGCGTGAGTTTCTCTCCTACAACAGCACCCATAGATCCAGCCATAAAATTGAAATCCATGACCCCGAGCGCTACAGGGTATGTCCCTAGGGTACAAATCCCAACAACAACCCCTTCACTTGCTGTATTATTTTTACGTGCTTTTTTCAAGCGGTTAGCGTAGGTATCTGTGTCTACAAATTCCAAAGGATCCTGGGATCTAAGATTGGAGTAGAGGGGACGCCATGAATTTTGATCTGCAAGGAGCTTTATTCTTTCCATTGCAGTGATACGATAATGGTAGGAGCATTTAGGACAGCAATTATAATTCTGTCCTAACTCATTCGCATGAATCATCTCGTGACAATGCGTACACTTTAACCAACCACTAAAACCATCTGCTTTAATTTTTTGCACTTTAATCTTCGGTTTGTCATAAGAAAATAAACGCACAGACTACCTAACTCAAAATTCTGTTGGAAGGCAATTTTAAATTAAAGTTGTTAACACTGCAATTAAAATTACCCAATTAAAATTATTTAGATGAAATTATTTCAATAAATCTATTTTCAATATATCCCCAATTAATTACTTTAGGAAAAGCACGTAAATAATCTGCCCGAACGTTTTTATATTGGAGGTAGTAGGCATGTTCCCAAACATCCACTCCAAGGAGAGGCACTTTCCCCGTCACTGCTTGTAGAGGATCTTGGTTTGCTGTAGCCTTTAACAGAAGTTCCTTTTTTTCGGGACAAAAAGCTAACCATGCCCATCCGGATCCCTGAATAGTAGCGGCAACGTGAATGAGTTTCTTCAAAAAATTGTCAAAAGTCCCACAAAATTTTTCAATTAATTTTAAGAGTTCATGTCGGGGAAGCTCTCCCCCACCGGCGTTTACAGGAGCAAGCATTTCCCAAAACAAAGAGTGGTTAATATGTCCTCCACCATTGAAACGTAAGTTGGGTTCTAAAGCAATGAGTCCAATAAGGTCTTGTTGAGTTTCTGCGTCATCGAGCTTATTCAAAGCATCATTCAAATTATTTATATAGGCTTGGTGATGTTTCTGATGATGCAATTGCATAATTTCAGCTGAAATTACAGGCTCTAACGCATCGTAATCATAGGGCAAGTTTGGCAGAGTGTAGGGTACAAAATTCATAAGATATATCCTTCTTGGTCTTCGTGTTCAATCTTTCGATCACGGGTTTCTTTTAGAAATCACAACATTACAACCTCGTTTTGAGTCAACAAAAAAAGCCTGAGGGCGCAAGAGTTTTCTTTAAGGAAATTCCATGTTGAAGTTTAGATAGCTTGAAGATATTCCTACAAGGGGATTTTTATCTCAAGTTACACGAATTATAAAGTAGAAAATTTTTCTTTGAAATCTGTTATGAAGAGATCTAGTGTTTCGAAACTCTCTTTCTCTCTTTGCTTTTGAAGATGCTTGTCTGTGGTAGGCTCAGAGTATTTATGTACGACTTCGAAATAGAACTTAACTTTAGGTTCTGTTCCCGAGGGGCGTATAATAATTCTGGCTCCTCCACTAAAATAATAACACAGCATAGAAGTTCGGGGTAACTCTAAAGAATACGTAGTTCCGGAAAGCATATGCATTCCTAAACTTTTGGAATAATTTTCAAATTTCTCAATTTTATAGTTTCCTAAAGAAGTAAAGTTTGTGATTTGTTTTTCGAAGCGAGACAGTTTTTCACGCATTTCTTCCTTATGGTGTTGTTCCGAAAAGACGAAAGATTCTGTTTTATTTGCGAAATATCCATGAGTTTCGTAAAGCTCCAACAAAGCATCTCGAAGTGTTTTCCCTAGCAATTTTTGTTGTAAAGCAGCCTCAGCAACGATTGCGGAAGCAATAATTGCATCCTTATCCTCAACGTGAGTGCCATAGAGATAACCGTAAGACTCTTCAGCTCCAAAGACAAAACGCATGGGAGAATGTCTCCACAGCTCAATTTTCTCTCCAATATATTTAAATCCTGTTTCTACATTCACAATATCAGCGTGATAATGTTGGGCAATAGCAGTGAGCATTTCAGTGGTGACTACACTTTTTACGATCTTATCTTCTTTATCCAATTGTCTTTGTTGAGACCATGCGCCCAAAATATGATCTGCCAATAAACAGGCAATTTGATTGCCATTGAAACGATAAGGTAAACCTTCGTCTAAACAGACGACGCCTACACGATCTGTATCAGGATCTGTAGCAATAAAAATATCATCTTTGTTAGCCATCAATTGCTTGATTCCCAAGGCAAGTGCTTCAGGATCTTCGGGATTAGGAAGACGTACAGTGGGGAAATCGCCATCGGGAAGAGCTTGTTCCTCAACAAGTTTTACAAGTAAAAATCCCCAATCTTTCAGGACACGAGGAAGGATAGAGACTCCTGTGCCATGTAGAGGAGAATAGGAAAGATGTAGAGTTTTTCCTGACCTACGGTTATCTGCAGGGTACAGTTGTAATTTTCTGACGGTATCTATATAGGCAGTTTCATATTCCTCTCCTAAAATGCGAATCTTAGGGTCTTCTATAGAATCTACGGAAAAAATTGTTTCAACTTGTGCACAAACCTTAACAATTTCTTCAGCAAGGGTGGGAAGAATCTGACCTCCCGAAGCCATATAAACTTTATATCCATTATACTCTGGAGGATTATGGGAAGCAGTGATCATGACTCCTGCGGTAGCAGATTCCTGCCGTACAGTAAAGGAGGTTAATGCCAGCGGTTCGGGATTTTTAAATAGAAGAGCCTTACAACCATTACCGGCAAGAACCTTAGCCGTTTCATGAGCAAACTCTAAAGAATGGTGGCGCGTATCATAGCCTATAACAACACAAGGCATATCTTCTACATGGCGTTGATGAGAACGCAACACCTGTGCTAGCCCTTGAGTAGCACGACGTACAGTAAAAGTATTCATTCTATTTGTGCCGATTCCCATAGGACTACGTAATCCTCCCGTGCCAAACACTAGGGTAGTACTAAACAGCTCTTTAAGGTATTGAGGATTTTGATCTAAAAGTTGCGTAATTTCCTTTTTATCCTGCTCGGGGAAATCTCCTGATAGCCAAAACAGAATATTTTTTGCTGTTATTGTATCATAAAGAGCTTCAATACGTTGTTTCAATAGCTTCATAAGAACCTGGTATAGATTTAAGAAGCTTAATAAACATAAACAATCTTGAGAGGCAAGTAAATTCTTTTTAAATCTACTAAAAAAATAAGTTTAAACGATAGGATGACCTATGGAAGAAAAGGCAAGCAACAATCCTGTAGCTTTTGGCTCTAGCCGACAAAGATCTGTAGGATAGGGTCCTACAAAAAAGACACCACTTCCCATGCTAGCTCCAGAAAGAGAAAGAAAAAGCGTACAATCCTCTTCTCCCTCAAGGACTTCTTCATGAGAAAAAACCCAAAGATCGCGCACTAAAGAAAGCTTGGGGCGATGAACAAATTCAGCGGCAAAAGAAGACAACTGACGCTTATGTATCATTAAACTAATTTCAGGGATGGAGCGGAATAAATTTCCCCGCCAGCGTATATCTTGTGTATTTTTTGAAACCTTGCTCACAAAATTGCGTAATTTCACTTCTAGTTCAAGACAATCGTATTTTGTTAGAAGCGCTTCAAATAAAATAGAACCGTGATTTTGGAAATGACGCAAGTGTTCGAGGTGTAGTGCAAACCTCATACTTACCCAAATAAGACAACAAATTCAAAAGCACTATAGACTTTAAGCCTTTTTCCGCCTATAAAAAAGCTCCTGCATTCAAACAAAAAAAGACCAAAAGTTTATGAGTGAGTCTTTAAATATTCGGGCAATCGAAGTAAAATTAAAAATTACCTTTACCCAACCTCAATTATTAATCACCGCCTTTACCCACCCCTCATATAAAAACGAATCCCTGGCTTCTATTGAAGATAGTGAACGTTTAGAATTTTTAGGAGATGCTGTACTTGGCCTTATTGTTACTGAATATTTATTCTCACTCTTTCCTGCCTTAGATGAAGGAACGTTATCTACCGTCCGTGCTGCTTTGGTAAATGCCAAGGCATGTTACAGCTATACCCAGGCTTTAGGAGTAGGCCAGTACCTTCTTATAGGTAGGGGAGAGCGTGTTCAAAATCAACGTGGACAGTTTTCCGCATATGCCAATCTCTTTGAAGCTATTTTAGGCGCTATTTATCTTGATCATGGTCTGGCTCTAGCAAGGCAAATTACTATTCCCCTATTGCCATCTAAAGAAGCAATTTTCCCTCTAATGTTGGGAAATCCCAAAAACCGCCTTCAACAACTTACACAAAAGCACCTACGAACCTTACCTCTATATCAAGCTACACTATTGACGACTCCTGGAGGAACGGGGGGGTATCATGTTCAGGTAGTAGTGAATAAGGAAATTTGGGGAGAGGGATGTGCCACATCTAAAAAAGAAGCAGAACAACTCGCAGCACAACAAGCTTTAGAAACCCATGACTATGAAAACCAAAACACAATGGATATGTAATCATTGCGGAACTCATACTTCCAAATGGTTAGGACAATGTCCTAGTTGTCTCCAGTGGAATACTTTTGTTGAAGAATATTATACTGTTCCCACTCGTTCAAAATCTTCCTTACCTTCTGTAGTTGCAGCTGTTTCTCTAAATACTGTAGAAATCCAAGAAGAAGAACGACTTTGTATTGACTATGCAGGATGGGATAGAATTCTTGGTGGGGGTGTTGTTCGAGGAAGTCTAACGCTCCTTGGAGGAGATCCTGGCATTGGAAAATCTACACTCCTTTTACAAACTTCGGCAAACTTAGCTACACAAGGCTATAAAGTCCTTTATATCTGTGGCGAGGAGTCCATAACACAAACTTCATTAAGAGCAAAACGTCTGAATATTTCTTCTCATTTGATTTTCCTTTGTCCCGAAACGAATCTTGAAAATATTAAGCAGCAAATCAGTAGAGTAGCTCCCGATGTCTTGATTATAGATTCCATTCAAATTATCTTTAATCCCGTTTTACAGTCTGCTCCGGGTTCTGTTGCTCAAGTACGGGAAGTTACTGCTGAGTTAATGCATTTAGCCAAACGCTCCCAAATAACAACTTTTATTATTGGCCACGTAACTAAGTCTGGAGAAATTGCTGGGCCTCGTGTTTTAGAGCACCTCGTCGATACTGTTCTCTATTTTGAAGGAAACTCCCATGCAAATTATCGAATGATACGCTCAATAAAGAATCGCTTTGGCCCTACAAACGAATTGCTGATTCTCTCTATGCATACTGACGGGCTCAAAGAAGTTGCAAATCCCTCTGGTCTTTTTCTTCAGGAAACTCGAACAACCACCACAGGCTCTGTAGTTATCCCTGTAATTGAAGGTTCAGGAACCCTACTTATAGAACTCCAAGCCTTAGCATCTCCTTCTCCCTTCACCAACCCGATTAGAAAAACCTCAGGCTTTGATCCTAATCGTTTTTCTCTACTCCTTGCTGTGTTAGAAAAGCGTGCTCAAGTAAAGCTGTTTACTATGGATGTCTTTCTTTCAGTGACTGGGGGCTTAAAAATCACGGAACCTGCTGCAGATCTGGGGACTGTACTTGCCGTAGCTTCTTCATTATACAATCGCCTTCCCCCGGAGAACTTTACCTTTATTGGGGAAATGGGTTTAGGAGGAGAGATCCGTTATGTGACACATCTAGAACGACGTCTTAAAGAGAGCAAGCTCATGGGCTTTCAAGGAGCCGTAGTACCTGAAGGACAGATCTCCAGTCTTCCCAAAGAAAGTCTTGAAAATTTTGATATCCAAGGAATAAAAACAATCAAAGATGTTATCCGCCTGCTACGCTGATCCATTTCTTTCTAATTTTTTCCACGGCAAACGCCCTGTACATATAGCGTCTCGTAGTTCAAATTTAGCTAAAATGCAAGTTTATGAATGTCTTATGTTGCTCCGAGCTTGGTATCCTAAACTTCGATTTCATCTTCATACTGTAAAAACTGAAGGAGACCGTGACAAAAAGACTTCCTTACGCTGTGTAGAGAATACCCACTTCTTTACTGGAGATGTGGATGCCCTTGTTCATAAGGGAATCTGTCACTTCGCTGTCCACTCCGCTAAGGATCTCCCCCGACCTTCTCCACTTCCCATAGTGGCTCTAACACGCTGTCTGCATCCTGCAGATCTTTTAATCTATGGCAGACATTACCACGTGCACTCCTTACCCCATGTATTGCATCGCATAGGCAGCTCTTCAATTCGTCGCACGGAAATACTAAAACAGCACTTCCCTCAAGCACACATCATGGATATCCGTGGGACTATAGAAGAACGTTTACAGCAACTCAAACATGGGCGTTATGATGCTATTGTCCTAGCGAAAGCAGCCAGCCTAAGGCTACATTTACATAGATTTCACAGTATTGAACTCCCTCCACCTTATCATCCATTGCAAGGTAGCCTAGCCATTACAGCTCTAACATTCCTAGATTCTTGGAAAAAGTTTTTTGCTCCCCTACACAAGCCAACCTTTAGCTATTCCTAATGACCCCTGTGTGAAATAAAATCCATCAAGAGGGCTCTCTGTCTTTGCGAAGTAGCTAAGAGTCTTGACTTAAATTCCAATTTAGTAATAAAATGTTTTTTCCGCAAATAATCAACGGCAAACTTTTACATGTTGAGTAATGCCCATGTCTCTTGAGTTTCTTGCAATAAATGCTTATACTATCGAGAGTCACGAACATATCTTCCAAGATAAATCCACAGCTAAGGTTAATGCTGGTTTTATAACTCTTGAGGCAAAGAATTTCCCTATGTATAAGCTTTCCTGTATGATATTAGCATGTCTTCCTCTTGTAGGATGGATTCATGCATACTATCTTTACAAGAATCAGAACAACATTACTGCGAATATCGGAATGCAGCTTGGCTATCTGCCAAACTCTAAATGTCGTAGTCAAGCATGTGCAGTTACATACTACCTCCTATACCTTCCTTTTATAACAGCAATCATAGGTGGCACAGGGCTCCTCCTTCCCCTACTCCTACTTTCTCTTATTATCTCTGCTTTTATACTTGGAATAGCCTACTGCTTAAATTTACGACAGGGTTTATAATCCACTACTGGTTCTATAAAGCATCTTGCTTCTACACGTAAAACATATTATGAGTAAAGTTACTCGCATTAGGAATAAAGGTATTCCCTCTAGCGTGTGTAGATAACTTTAGTTTTTAAAGAACCATTGAAATCATGTCTCAACCAAACAGAGTAAGTTTTTTTAGCTCTTATGATTCTACTTAGATTAGGGATGACTTATGAAAGCCGGGCAATTTGTTTGCAACTACCAGTTGCGGAGACTTTTCATATTTCGAACAAATCTATAATTGGAGCATCTAAGTAGGCTTAGACGCCTTCTTGTTTACTTACCTAAACACTATGAATGCATTTTCCCCTATCCTGTTATTGTTTTCTCCTGAAGTTGTATGCAAGCTCTCAGAGAGTTTTTTGGATTAGACTAGACAAACAAGTCATGCAAAATCAAAATAGACAAAACAAAAAAATAAATAAGATAACATCTCTAATGCTTTCTTCCGTATTCTCCCACGCTTCCACCCTACATATACTATATCAACCTTTCTTAAGCCCTCTACGAAGGGATTGTAGCCCTATCCTCTGAGCTGTGATATACAACAATTCCTTTTTATAAGACTGCTTCCGTTTTTCTGAAGAATTCTTCTTTTATATTCTTAATTCAATCCTACTCGCTGTTAAAGTACTAAAGTCTTACTCTACCTCCATATAGGACAAAAAAACACCGTTCACTTACAAGTTTTTCGAAAGATTCTTGAGTATCAAAGAAATAAAACAATAAAATCTTTAAATACTTTTTAAGTTCTTAAATGATACGCTATCTTTGCAAGAGCTATGAGTCATTAGATGCGATAATTTTCAATATCATGTAGTATAGTGAAATTACAGCATGCTTCTTACCCTTACTGTCAGAGATCTTAAGGGAAAATAAGCCCGTATATAAAACTCACATGTTTGAAATACTTTTAGGATGATACCTCATGACTCAAGTCTCCTATCAAGCCTCTTCTAGAAAATACCGTCCACAAAATTTTGCTGAAATTCTTGGGCAAAGTTCCATTGTTACTGTATTAAAAAATGCTCTTCTTTTAGAGCGTGCAGTGCATGCTTATATATTTTCAGGAATTCGTGGTACGGGAAAAACTACATTAGCGCGAATTTTTACCAAAGCTCTCAACTGTACGTATTTAAGTGCCGAAGGCGAGCCTTGTAACTCATGTGCTTCTTGTAAAGAGGTTACTGCAGGTTCTTCCTTAGATGTCATTGAAATCGATGGTGCTTCACATCGAGGAATTGAGGATATTCGTCAGATCAATGAAACTGTGCTCTTTTCTCCTGCAAAGTCAAAATATAAAATCTATATTATCGATGAAGTGCATATGCTGACTAAAGAAGCTTTCAATGCTTTATTGAAGACTTTGGAGGAACCTCCTCGTCATGTAAAGTTTTTCCTGGCAACTACAGAAATTCATAAAGTTCCAAGTACTATTTTGAGCCGTTGTCAAAAATTGCACCTACAGAGAATTCCAGACTCTATGATTATAGAGAAGCTCTTACTCATGGCTCAAGATAATTCTATAGAAACTTCTAAAGAAGCTCTAGTGCCTATCGCCCGTGCGGCTCAGGGAAGCTTACGTGATGCAGAGTCTCTCTATGACTATGCTACTGTTTTACTTGGGAACACTCTGTCTACTAAAGCCGTGGCTGACGCGTTAGGGTTAGTTTCCTTAGACACTTTTTGTGCTTTAGAAGAAGCTATCCGTCAAGGAGATGTCCTTGCTGCTTTAACTCCTGTAACAGCTCTTTTAAATGCTGGCATAGTCCCTACAATATTTTTGCATGAGTTTACATTATTTTACCGTGACTTACTTTTTATCAGTGATCCCAGCTCACGTTTAGCAAAAATAGCTGGTCTATATCAACCAGAGCAGCTCTTGGAAATGATAGACTTTCTTGGGGAATCTGCTCGTCATTTGCAGCATACAATTTTTGAACAAACGTTTTTAGAAACCTCAATTATTCATTTAATCCGGATTTTCCACAGGCCAACACTATCTCAGCTTGTTTCAACCATACAGACGAAAGAATGGGAAAGTCTTCGAGATCCTAAAGAACTTGACTTGGAGCAGGCACAGCCGACTCCTTTGCCAACCCCTAAAACAACCTCTCTTTACGAAGAGCAAAGTCTTCTTCCACAAACAGATGTGCAGCAACAGTCTTTATCCAAAGTTGTTCTTTCTGTAAAGGCAAACACATCACCCTCTTTAGCAGGATCAGCAACGACAGATACACTATTACAATTTGCTGTTGTAGAATTTTCAGGAATTTTAACTAAGGAATAGAACCCATGGGCAGCGGGTATGCTAAGAAAAAAAAAGAAGC is a window encoding:
- a CDS encoding PTS sugar transporter subunit IIA, which produces MDLKLEEVACLLDISEHTVLQWLEQGAIPSYSMNNEYRFNREEIEDWILHNQSLLVHERPENKDTFRDLSLKYSLYKAIYHGGVLRNVVVNDKEEALQYAAKYIAEKFHLDESVLFEMLLHREHLMSTGIGKGIALPHAKDFLIKAYHDVVVVMFLPKPIQYGALDGKPVNILFFLFACQDKNHLNLVNKVVHLGMSSDARKFFNSYPDKEQLLAYIKEWEFQTH
- a CDS encoding PTS sugar transporter subunit IIA, which encodes MPFHCQDQQDFSLSPLLSPRLIMFLNKHSRNEILQDLTDLVDCAGLLENKEAFFQALVHRENIMSTGIGMGVAIPHGKLENCSSFFIAVGIHPRGILWDAIDGALVRLIFLIGGPGNAQAEYLKLLSTLTLFLREDSCRQKLLQVKTIEEVMNIFVRM
- the dut gene encoding dUTP diphosphatase, whose product is MTVFCELEAGGELPEYATSGAAGADLRANIPEPLALLPGHRVLIPIGLKVEIPENYELQIRPRSGLALKHGITVLNSPGTIDSDYRGEVCVIIINLGDSTFVIEPKMRIAQAILAPVVRAEFIVKEESLATTLRGYRGFGHTGEN
- the accD gene encoding acetyl-CoA carboxylase, carboxyltransferase subunit beta encodes the protein MRLFSYDKPKIKVQKIKADGFSGWLKCTHCHEMIHANELGQNYNCCPKCSYHYRITAMERIKLLADQNSWRPLYSNLRSQDPLEFVDTDTYANRLKKARKNNTASEGVVVGICTLGTYPVALGVMDFNFMAGSMGAVVGEKLTRLIEEAIASKLPLIIVSASGGARMQESVFSLMQMAKTSAALAKLHEAGLPYISVLTNPTSGGVTASFASLGDVILAEPKALICFAGPRVVAQVIGEDLPEGAQKSEFLLEHGMIDKIIERKELKTTLRTLLDYFLAQEYTGGKDKSPRDLSRRLKEIFLLTDDSE
- a CDS encoding superoxide dismutase; this encodes MNFVPYTLPNLPYDYDALEPVISAEIMQLHHQKHHQAYINNLNDALNKLDDAETQQDLIGLIALEPNLRFNGGGHINHSLFWEMLAPVNAGGGELPRHELLKLIEKFCGTFDNFLKKLIHVAATIQGSGWAWLAFCPEKKELLLKATANQDPLQAVTGKVPLLGVDVWEHAYYLQYKNVRADYLRAFPKVINWGYIENRFIEIISSK
- a CDS encoding phospho-sugar mutase; this translates as MKLLKQRIEALYDTITAKNILFWLSGDFPEQDKKEITQLLDQNPQYLKELFSTTLVFGTGGLRSPMGIGTNRMNTFTVRRATQGLAQVLRSHQRHVEDMPCVVIGYDTRHHSLEFAHETAKVLAGNGCKALLFKNPEPLALTSFTVRQESATAGVMITASHNPPEYNGYKVYMASGGQILPTLAEEIVKVCAQVETIFSVDSIEDPKIRILGEEYETAYIDTVRKLQLYPADNRRSGKTLHLSYSPLHGTGVSILPRVLKDWGFLLVKLVEEQALPDGDFPTVRLPNPEDPEALALGIKQLMANKDDIFIATDPDTDRVGVVCLDEGLPYRFNGNQIACLLADHILGAWSQQRQLDKEDKIVKSVVTTEMLTAIAQHYHADIVNVETGFKYIGEKIELWRHSPMRFVFGAEESYGYLYGTHVEDKDAIIASAIVAEAALQQKLLGKTLRDALLELYETHGYFANKTESFVFSEQHHKEEMREKLSRFEKQITNFTSLGNYKIEKFENYSKSLGMHMLSGTTYSLELPRTSMLCYYFSGGARIIIRPSGTEPKVKFYFEVVHKYSEPTTDKHLQKQREKESFETLDLFITDFKEKFSTL
- a CDS encoding DUF5070 domain-containing protein codes for the protein MRFALHLEHLRHFQNHGSILFEALLTKYDCLELEVKLRNFVSKVSKNTQDIRWRGNLFRSIPEISLMIHKRQLSSFAAEFVHRPKLSLVRDLWVFSHEEVLEGEEDCTLFLSLSGASMGSGVFFVGPYPTDLCRLEPKATGLLLAFSSIGHPIV
- the rnc gene encoding ribonuclease III, which encodes MSESLNIRAIEVKLKITFTQPQLLITAFTHPSYKNESLASIEDSERLEFLGDAVLGLIVTEYLFSLFPALDEGTLSTVRAALVNAKACYSYTQALGVGQYLLIGRGERVQNQRGQFSAYANLFEAILGAIYLDHGLALARQITIPLLPSKEAIFPLMLGNPKNRLQQLTQKHLRTLPLYQATLLTTPGGTGGYHVQVVVNKEIWGEGCATSKKEAEQLAAQQALETHDYENQNTMDM
- the radA gene encoding DNA repair protein RadA; its protein translation is MTMKTKTQWICNHCGTHTSKWLGQCPSCLQWNTFVEEYYTVPTRSKSSLPSVVAAVSLNTVEIQEEERLCIDYAGWDRILGGGVVRGSLTLLGGDPGIGKSTLLLQTSANLATQGYKVLYICGEESITQTSLRAKRLNISSHLIFLCPETNLENIKQQISRVAPDVLIIDSIQIIFNPVLQSAPGSVAQVREVTAELMHLAKRSQITTFIIGHVTKSGEIAGPRVLEHLVDTVLYFEGNSHANYRMIRSIKNRFGPTNELLILSMHTDGLKEVANPSGLFLQETRTTTTGSVVIPVIEGSGTLLIELQALASPSPFTNPIRKTSGFDPNRFSLLLAVLEKRAQVKLFTMDVFLSVTGGLKITEPAADLGTVLAVASSLYNRLPPENFTFIGEMGLGGEIRYVTHLERRLKESKLMGFQGAVVPEGQISSLPKESLENFDIQGIKTIKDVIRLLR
- a CDS encoding hydroxymethylbilane synthase — encoded protein: MLSACYADPFLSNFFHGKRPVHIASRSSNLAKMQVYECLMLLRAWYPKLRFHLHTVKTEGDRDKKTSLRCVENTHFFTGDVDALVHKGICHFAVHSAKDLPRPSPLPIVALTRCLHPADLLIYGRHYHVHSLPHVLHRIGSSSIRRTEILKQHFPQAHIMDIRGTIEERLQQLKHGRYDAIVLAKAASLRLHLHRFHSIELPPPYHPLQGSLAITALTFLDSWKKFFAPLHKPTFSYS